Proteins found in one Miscanthus floridulus cultivar M001 chromosome 4, ASM1932011v1, whole genome shotgun sequence genomic segment:
- the LOC136550672 gene encoding uncharacterized protein, whose translation MVDPIISTKRLSKVLMDGGSGLNIMYTKTLDAMGIDRSRIRSIRAPFHGIVPGKHVVPLGQIDLPITFGDPSNYRMETLTFEVVGFHGTYHAILGCPCYMKFMAVPNYTYLKLKMPGLGGVITIGTSF comes from the coding sequence atggtcgacccgatcatcagcacGAAGCGGCtctccaaggtactgatggatgggggtagtggcctcaacatcatgtacaccaagacactcgacgccatgggcatcgaccgatcgcgcaTTCGGTCTAtcagagcacctttccatggcatcgttcCTGGAAAGCATgtcgtgccacttgggcagatcgatctgcccatcacctttggggatccatccaattataggatggagaccctcaccttcgaggtggtggggtttcatggaacctaccacgccatcttgggatgTCCAtgttacatgaagttcatggctgtccccaactacacctacctaaagctaaagatgccaggcctaggtggggtcatcaccatcggcacctccttctag